The proteins below are encoded in one region of Prevotella melaninogenica ATCC 25845:
- a CDS encoding OmpA family protein, whose product MKKSLFIVALALGTLAFSSCASKKDLENCRTENNQLTADYQNAKETIAANNARIKSLEDQLAQARESAAALQGSLDNSLRNANSNNINISKLVDQINESNQYIRHLVEVKSKSDSLNMVLTNNLTRSLSREELKEVDVQVLKGVVYISLADNMLYKSGSYEVNDRAEQTLSKIAKIITDYKDYDVLIEGNTDNVPINTTTDKMKNIRNNWDLSCLRAASVAQYLQDRFGVNPKRLTAGGRGEYNPLATNDTELGKQRNRRTQIIITPKLDQFMDLIGEAPEAKATK is encoded by the coding sequence ATGAAAAAGAGTCTTTTTATCGTAGCTTTGGCGTTGGGTACACTTGCATTTAGCAGTTGTGCCAGCAAGAAGGATTTGGAGAATTGTCGTACAGAAAACAATCAGTTGACGGCAGATTATCAGAATGCTAAGGAAACGATTGCTGCCAATAATGCACGTATCAAGAGCTTGGAGGATCAGTTGGCTCAGGCGAGAGAGAGTGCTGCTGCGCTGCAGGGTAGTCTTGATAATAGTCTGAGAAATGCTAATTCAAATAACATCAACATCTCTAAACTTGTTGACCAGATTAACGAGAGTAATCAGTATATCCGTCACTTGGTTGAGGTGAAGTCTAAGAGCGATTCTTTGAATATGGTGTTGACAAACAATCTTACCCGTTCTTTGAGCCGCGAGGAGTTGAAGGAGGTTGATGTACAGGTTCTGAAGGGTGTTGTTTATATCTCTTTGGCTGACAATATGCTTTATAAGAGCGGTTCTTATGAGGTGAATGATCGTGCTGAGCAGACATTGAGCAAGATTGCTAAGATTATTACTGATTATAAGGATTATGATGTGCTGATTGAGGGTAACACTGATAATGTGCCTATCAACACTACTACAGACAAGATGAAGAATATCCGTAATAACTGGGATCTCTCTTGTCTCCGTGCAGCATCTGTTGCGCAGTATCTGCAGGATCGCTTCGGTGTAAATCCTAAGCGTTTGACTGCTGGTGGTCGAGGTGAGTATAACCCACTCGCAACTAACGATACTGAGTTGGGTAAGCAGCGTAATCGTCGTACGCAGATTATCATTACTCCAAAGCTTGATCAGTTTATGGATCTCATTGGTGAGGCTCCAGAGGCTAAGGCTACAAAGTAA
- a CDS encoding DUF1304 domain-containing protein → MDITFIILATLVAVEHIYIMCLETVFTKSRTTVRTFNMDVEELSRPTVSTLFKNQGVYNLLLAVLILIAVWVTNDLFWARCLLTYVALVAIYGGFTSSPAIILKQGAPALVALIYSFVLL, encoded by the coding sequence ATGGATATTACTTTTATCATTTTAGCTACATTGGTAGCTGTCGAGCACATATATATAATGTGTCTTGAAACGGTATTTACTAAATCGAGAACAACTGTGCGTACTTTTAATATGGATGTGGAGGAATTAAGTCGCCCAACGGTATCTACGTTATTTAAAAATCAAGGTGTTTATAACCTTTTATTGGCAGTGCTGATTTTAATAGCTGTTTGGGTAACGAATGATTTGTTTTGGGCGCGTTGTCTTTTGACGTATGTAGCATTGGTGGCTATTTATGGCGGTTTTACAAGTAGTCCAGCTATTATTTTAAAGCAGGGTGCGCCTGCTTTGGTGGCATTAATATATAGTTTTGTTCTATTATAG
- a CDS encoding cob(I)yrinic acid a,c-diamide adenosyltransferase codes for MKIYTKTGDKGMTSLCDGSRLSKDDMRIEAYGTLDELNANIGLLISLLQADTLKEGDTFVSLIDFLVEIQEELFVIGGQLACAEIKEDDRFCTQKLIKEIEINIDKLSSQLPVQHHFVLPGGTLPAAQSHVCRTICRRAERRIVTLSHIAIVSPEIFKFVNRLSDYFFILSRYLNNDSSLSEKTWKNTCR; via the coding sequence ATGAAGATATATACGAAGACAGGTGACAAGGGTATGACCTCCTTATGTGATGGTAGTCGCTTATCGAAAGATGATATGCGTATAGAAGCATATGGAACATTAGACGAATTAAATGCGAATATAGGTTTACTCATCTCGTTACTGCAAGCAGATACCTTAAAAGAAGGAGATACTTTTGTCAGCTTAATTGATTTTTTGGTGGAAATTCAAGAAGAACTCTTTGTAATTGGTGGGCAACTCGCTTGTGCAGAGATAAAGGAAGACGACCGTTTTTGCACACAAAAACTTATTAAGGAGATAGAAATAAATATCGATAAACTCTCATCCCAACTCCCTGTACAGCATCATTTTGTTCTACCAGGAGGAACTCTACCAGCTGCTCAAAGTCATGTTTGTCGTACAATCTGTCGCCGTGCAGAACGTCGAATTGTAACACTATCCCATATCGCAATAGTTTCACCTGAAATCTTTAAGTTTGTCAACAGATTATCAGATTATTTCTTCATTTTGTCACGTTATTTGAATAATGATAGTAGTTTAAGTGAAAAAACATGGAAAAATACTTGCAGATAA
- a CDS encoding DUF2795 domain-containing protein, giving the protein MYWTLELASKLEDAPWPATKDELIDYAMRSGAPLEVLENLQEIEDEGDVYDSIEDIWPDYPSKDDFLWNEDEY; this is encoded by the coding sequence ATGTATTGGACACTTGAATTGGCCTCTAAGCTGGAAGATGCTCCATGGCCTGCAACAAAAGATGAGCTGATTGACTATGCAATGCGATCAGGTGCACCACTTGAGGTTCTTGAGAATCTTCAAGAAATTGAAGATGAAGGAGATGTCTATGATAGTATCGAGGATATTTGGCCTGACTATCCTTCAAAGGACGATTTCTTGTGGAATGAAGACGAATATTAA
- a CDS encoding type IX secretion system membrane protein PorP/SprF, translating into MFKRLILIFPLACLIGNPVKAQYDPSYSHYWAMEPSFNPATVGKDNKLNVVGAYALDFAGYEHNPNTFYVGADMPIYFMKQYHGVGISILNDKLGAFVHQRVAGQYAFRKDLWGGMLSAGVQVGMLFEKLDGSKLDPEESSDPALAQGEVNGQGLDLGVGVYYTHKNWYVGASVQHLNALLVDLGETNGLQINRTYYLTGGYNIKLRNPFLTIPTSVLARYDGVNYRADITARLVYTHEKKVLYGGVSYSPTNSVTAMIGGTFHGINLGYSYEMYTGTAAFKNGSHGLFVSYQTDINLQKKGRNKHKSVRFL; encoded by the coding sequence GTGTTTAAACGTTTAATACTCATATTCCCACTTGCTTGCCTGATAGGAAACCCTGTCAAGGCACAGTACGATCCGTCTTATAGTCACTATTGGGCGATGGAGCCATCGTTTAATCCAGCTACAGTCGGAAAGGATAACAAACTGAATGTTGTGGGTGCATACGCCCTTGACTTTGCAGGTTATGAACACAATCCAAACACTTTTTATGTCGGAGCAGACATGCCTATCTATTTCATGAAGCAATATCATGGAGTGGGTATTTCTATTTTGAATGATAAGTTAGGAGCCTTTGTTCATCAGCGTGTAGCGGGGCAATACGCTTTTCGTAAGGACCTTTGGGGTGGAATGCTATCTGCAGGTGTTCAGGTGGGTATGCTTTTTGAAAAATTAGATGGCTCTAAGTTAGACCCAGAAGAGTCAAGCGATCCAGCCTTAGCACAAGGAGAAGTCAATGGTCAAGGACTCGATTTGGGAGTTGGAGTTTATTATACGCATAAGAACTGGTATGTTGGCGCATCTGTTCAGCACCTCAATGCGCTCTTAGTAGATTTGGGAGAGACCAATGGATTACAGATAAATCGAACATATTATTTAACGGGTGGATACAATATTAAATTACGAAATCCGTTTCTTACTATACCGACTTCTGTCTTGGCACGGTATGATGGCGTAAACTATCGGGCTGACATCACCGCTCGATTAGTCTACACGCACGAGAAGAAAGTACTTTACGGAGGAGTCTCTTATAGTCCAACAAACTCAGTGACAGCCATGATTGGTGGAACATTCCACGGAATTAACTTGGGTTATAGCTATGAGATGTACACGGGTACAGCAGCTTTCAAGAATGGTAGTCATGGGCTGTTTGTCAGCTATCAAACCGATATAAACCTGCAGAAGAAAGGTAGGAACAAACATAAAAGCGTAAGATTTCTATAG
- a CDS encoding SUMF1/EgtB/PvdO family nonheme iron enzyme encodes MKMKKSIVAICLGALVLGTLTGCFAGKSTASSGRGGEVTGVGGGRAFREPAPYGMTLVKRGWLRMGLEKQDSLWGKKTPVKDISVDGFWMDETEVTNSEYKQFVEWVRDSIIRTRLADPAYGGDESYMITEDKNGDPVTPHLDWSKRLPRKPNEDEQRAFESLYVTNPVTGEKSIDGRQLNYRYEIYDYTSAALRRNRLNPQERNLNTDITVDPNEMVMISKDTAYVDENGVIHSETINRPLTGPWDFLNTYIVNIYPDTTCWVNDFRNSDNEIYLRNYFSNPTYNNYPVVGVTWEQANAFCAWRTEYLLKGLGKEARYVQRYRLPTEAEWEFAARGKNQDEFPWDNQNVKNGNGCFYANFKPDRGNYTKDGNLITSKVGIYGANSNGLFDMAGNVAEWTSTIYTEAGVDAMNDLNPQLDYKAAKEDPYRLKKKSVRGGSWKDPESYIRSAWRTWEYQNQPRSYIGFRCVRSLASSSSEAAKENKKSSKKKRR; translated from the coding sequence ATGAAAATGAAGAAAAGTATAGTTGCCATTTGTCTTGGTGCACTCGTCTTGGGAACATTGACAGGCTGTTTTGCTGGTAAGTCAACCGCTTCGTCAGGTCGTGGCGGTGAGGTTACTGGCGTTGGTGGAGGGCGTGCTTTCCGCGAACCAGCACCTTACGGCATGACACTTGTCAAGCGTGGCTGGTTAAGAATGGGTTTGGAAAAGCAGGACTCCCTATGGGGTAAGAAGACACCTGTAAAGGACATCTCTGTTGATGGATTCTGGATGGATGAAACAGAGGTGACCAATTCCGAGTACAAACAGTTTGTAGAGTGGGTTCGTGATTCAATTATCCGTACCCGTTTGGCAGACCCTGCATATGGTGGTGATGAAAGCTATATGATTACAGAAGACAAGAATGGCGATCCCGTCACACCACATTTAGACTGGAGTAAGCGACTTCCTCGTAAGCCTAATGAGGATGAGCAGCGTGCTTTCGAGAGCCTTTATGTAACTAATCCAGTAACAGGTGAGAAGAGCATTGATGGCAGACAGTTGAACTATCGTTATGAGATTTATGATTATACATCAGCTGCCCTTCGTCGTAACCGTTTGAATCCACAAGAGCGTAATTTAAATACTGATATCACAGTCGACCCTAATGAGATGGTGATGATATCAAAGGATACAGCTTATGTCGATGAAAACGGCGTTATTCATAGCGAGACCATTAATCGTCCGTTGACAGGTCCTTGGGACTTCCTCAATACCTATATTGTTAATATATATCCAGATACAACTTGTTGGGTGAATGACTTCCGCAATTCAGACAACGAGATTTATCTCCGTAATTACTTCAGTAATCCAACTTATAACAACTATCCTGTAGTAGGTGTAACATGGGAGCAGGCTAATGCTTTCTGTGCTTGGCGTACAGAGTATCTGCTTAAAGGCTTGGGAAAAGAGGCGCGCTATGTACAGCGTTATCGCCTCCCTACAGAGGCAGAGTGGGAGTTTGCGGCTCGTGGAAAGAATCAAGATGAGTTCCCTTGGGATAATCAAAACGTTAAGAATGGTAATGGTTGTTTCTATGCCAACTTTAAACCAGACCGTGGAAACTACACCAAAGACGGTAACTTGATTACAAGTAAGGTGGGAATCTATGGTGCAAACTCTAATGGATTGTTCGATATGGCAGGTAATGTTGCCGAGTGGACAAGTACCATCTATACAGAGGCTGGTGTTGATGCGATGAATGACCTCAATCCACAGTTAGACTATAAAGCAGCCAAAGAAGACCCATATCGCTTGAAGAAGAAGAGTGTTCGTGGTGGTAGTTGGAAAGACCCAGAGAGCTATATCCGTAGTGCTTGGCGTACTTGGGAGTATCAGAACCAACCACGTAGCTACATCGGTTTCCGTTGTGTTCGCAGTCTTGCAAGTTCTTCAAGTGAGGCAGCAAAAGAGAATAAGAAAAGCAGTAAGAAAAAGAGAAGATAA
- the gldL gene encoding gliding motility protein GldL: MTQYSKYNLIYHLQKWMDSVPGQTFLNYGYSWGASVVILGALFKLTHLPGANIMLYFGMGTEVIVFFLSAFDRPFDKTDDGRELPTHVTEELLDDNENTVERPAAVPQPQYAAAENIAQSVQEAMPSANDIAAAVVGQQSKAITDAQQQTPEMVEAQTNYVAALQNLTEMLGKVNDQSQRLTRDSEEMENLNRTLTGIAKVYEMQLKSASQQIGTIDQINDQTRKMAQQIEQLNSIYARMIEAMTVNMRVAAPNVAPQQSTPESL; the protein is encoded by the coding sequence ATGACACAGTACAGTAAATACAATCTCATATACCATCTGCAGAAGTGGATGGATAGTGTTCCTGGACAAACGTTCCTAAACTATGGTTATAGTTGGGGTGCATCAGTGGTTATTCTTGGAGCTTTGTTTAAGTTGACCCACTTGCCGGGAGCTAATATTATGCTTTACTTCGGTATGGGTACTGAGGTTATCGTATTCTTCCTCTCGGCGTTTGATCGTCCATTTGATAAGACGGATGATGGTCGTGAACTTCCAACACATGTTACTGAGGAACTTCTTGATGACAACGAAAATACTGTAGAACGCCCCGCAGCTGTGCCACAGCCACAATATGCTGCTGCAGAGAATATTGCACAGAGTGTTCAAGAGGCAATGCCTTCAGCTAATGATATCGCTGCAGCCGTTGTTGGTCAGCAGAGTAAGGCTATCACAGATGCACAACAGCAGACACCAGAGATGGTAGAAGCACAGACAAACTATGTTGCTGCATTGCAGAATCTGACTGAGATGTTGGGCAAGGTGAACGACCAGAGTCAGCGTTTGACACGTGATAGCGAAGAGATGGAGAACCTTAATCGTACCCTCACAGGTATTGCTAAGGTTTATGAGATGCAACTTAAGAGTGCCAGCCAGCAGATTGGTACAATCGACCAGATTAATGATCAGACTCGTAAGATGGCACAGCAGATAGAGCAACTCAATAGTATCTATGCTCGAATGATTGAGGCAATGACTGTTAATATGCGTGTGGCAGCACCTAATGTTGCCCCTCAGCAGTCTACACCTGAAAGCTTGTAA